In Gemmatimonadota bacterium, a single genomic region encodes these proteins:
- a CDS encoding HIT family protein, protein MSCLFCALDQDRVLAENSVGIAIRDAYPVSRGHTLIVAKRHVASWFDATAEERSGLMKLLGGEKARLDQEMSPAAYNIGINAGRVAGQTIDHLHIHLIPRYPGDVPDPTGGVRNIIPGQGRYSPG, encoded by the coding sequence ATGAGTTGTCTCTTCTGCGCCCTCGATCAGGACCGCGTTCTCGCAGAGAACAGCGTCGGCATTGCAATCCGAGACGCCTATCCCGTCTCGCGGGGGCATACGCTCATCGTCGCGAAGCGCCATGTTGCATCCTGGTTCGACGCCACGGCCGAAGAGCGGAGCGGCCTCATGAAACTGCTGGGCGGGGAGAAGGCGCGGCTGGATCAGGAGATGAGTCCCGCCGCGTACAACATCGGAATCAACGCGGGGCGCGTGGCCGGACAGACGATCGATCATCTGCACATCCACCTGATCCCCCGGTATCCCGGAGATGTCCCCGATCCCACCGGCGGAGTTCGAAACATCATCCCCGGCCAGGGCCGGTACTCGCCCGGGTAG
- a CDS encoding DUF2779 domain-containing protein, with translation MGRIISKSKFVAGLQCEKLLWYHYRRKDEIPPPDADTLAIFAVGHRVGDLAKRLYPDGVEVPMERGRGGLAKTVERTRELLPDRKPLFEASFVHQGGYCRTDLLVPVENGAWDLIEVKSGTRVKPVNLEDVAFQKFVLTGEGVRLNRLFVMHVNRDCVRRGEVDPKEFFHAEDVTDEAEARVGEVSGRLGGFHATIGGAEPVVGIGKQCSDPYECPLKEKCWGFLPEHSVAELYRVRKGKALEWIRAGRLALADIGSDHLSEAQRVQQAAVVTGRRQVDRDAVRAWLGKLRYPVYCMDFETIMPGIPVVEGTRPYQHIPVQFSVHVLPAPGEAARHEEFLADGAGDPRPAFLAALKEAIGPEGTVLAFNMAYEERILNEVADALPEARVFVEDVAGRMEDLADPFRRFRLYHPEQRGSNSLKRVLPAWTGAGYESLGIQEGGAASREYERVTYGDAGAEERGRVREDLLRYCERDTEAMVELLAVLEGEATRASTGPGRG, from the coding sequence TTGGGCAGGATCATCTCCAAGTCGAAGTTCGTGGCCGGGCTCCAGTGCGAGAAGCTGCTCTGGTACCACTACCGGCGCAAGGACGAGATCCCGCCTCCGGACGCGGACACGCTGGCGATCTTCGCGGTCGGGCATCGAGTGGGGGATCTTGCGAAGCGACTCTATCCGGACGGCGTGGAGGTCCCGATGGAGCGCGGCCGCGGGGGCCTTGCAAAGACGGTGGAGCGGACACGGGAGCTCCTGCCGGATCGGAAGCCGCTGTTCGAGGCGAGCTTCGTGCATCAGGGAGGATACTGCCGGACGGACTTGCTGGTGCCGGTGGAGAACGGCGCGTGGGATCTGATCGAGGTGAAGAGCGGGACGAGGGTGAAGCCCGTGAACCTGGAGGATGTCGCGTTCCAGAAGTTCGTGCTGACGGGCGAAGGCGTAAGGCTGAACCGGCTCTTTGTGATGCATGTGAACCGGGACTGTGTGCGACGCGGAGAGGTGGACCCGAAGGAGTTCTTCCATGCGGAGGATGTGACGGACGAGGCGGAGGCGCGGGTCGGCGAGGTGTCCGGGCGGCTGGGCGGGTTTCATGCGACGATTGGGGGCGCGGAGCCGGTCGTCGGGATCGGGAAGCAGTGCAGCGACCCGTACGAGTGCCCGCTGAAGGAGAAGTGCTGGGGGTTCCTGCCGGAGCACAGCGTGGCGGAGCTGTACCGCGTGCGGAAGGGGAAGGCGCTGGAGTGGATCCGCGCGGGGCGCCTTGCGCTGGCGGACATCGGGAGCGACCACCTGAGCGAGGCGCAGCGCGTGCAACAGGCCGCGGTCGTGACGGGGCGCAGGCAGGTGGATCGGGACGCGGTGCGCGCGTGGCTGGGGAAGCTGCGGTACCCGGTCTACTGCATGGACTTCGAGACGATCATGCCCGGGATCCCGGTCGTCGAGGGCACGCGCCCGTACCAGCACATCCCGGTCCAGTTTTCGGTGCATGTGCTCCCGGCGCCGGGAGAGGCGGCGCGGCATGAGGAGTTTCTGGCCGACGGAGCGGGAGACCCGCGGCCGGCGTTTCTTGCGGCGCTGAAGGAGGCGATCGGGCCTGAGGGGACGGTGCTGGCGTTCAACATGGCGTACGAGGAGCGGATCCTGAACGAGGTGGCCGACGCGCTTCCGGAGGCGCGCGTGTTCGTGGAGGATGTGGCGGGGCGGATGGAGGACCTGGCGGACCCGTTTCGGCGGTTCCGGCTGTACCACCCGGAGCAGCGGGGGTCGAACTCGCTGAAGCGGGTGCTTCCCGCGTGGACGGGCGCGGGGTACGAGTCGCTGGGGATTCAGGAGGGCGGGGCGGCGAGCCGGGAGTACGAGCGCGTGACCTATGGGGACGCGGGCGCGGAGGAGCGAGGGAGGGTGCGGGAGGACCTGTTGCGGTATTGCGAACGGGATACGGAAGCGATGGTGGAGTTGCTGGCGGTGCTGGAGGGGGAGGCTACCCGGGCGAGTACCGGCCCTGGCCGGGGATGA